From the Ctenopharyngodon idella isolate HZGC_01 chromosome 3, HZGC01, whole genome shotgun sequence genome, one window contains:
- the LOC127509835 gene encoding uncharacterized protein LOC127509835 isoform X1: protein MSGVTEDDLHLNMSSTVTASQNPECRRKESLNPPPLMSDLRIVLLGKSVSENSEVGNFLLGQAMFDSEAPPDVVGRVRGKLKDRHVMVINSPQLLQTNISDDQITQTVRECVYLSHPGPHVIVLLLKHDQCSAEDQECVQKVLDSFSERVYQHTMVLTTQEPTETNDILQKIIQKCFSRHFSLQRSSSPDDLLQMFENIVKMNDGRHLDCAEASQYFTVKKQATERLSDDVKLNLVVCGSDGTLKSSVSELILQQTDRRSDMELRGRQISLVELPALFNSRLSEEEVMRETLRCVSLCHPGVHVFLLIIPDAPLTNEDKAEMKEIQRIFSSRINKHMMILIMQSSEHQTAELNEETQSVIESFGGRHYFFGPKTQVSTLMENIEKMVEESRGDFFTTETFLEAQMKKLLQFEEMKKTINSLETHLLSPVSDLRIVLLGKSVSENSEVGNFLLGQAMFDSEAPPDVVGRVRGKLKDRHVMVINSPQLLQRNISDHQITQTVRECVYLSHPGPHVIVLLLKHDQCSAEDQECVEKVLDSFSERVYQHTMVLTTQEPTETNDILQKIIQKCFSRHFSLQRSSSPDDLLQMFEDIVKMNDGRHLDCAEASQYFTVKKQATERLSDDVKLNLVVCGSDGTLKSSVSEQILQQTDTRSDVELRGRQISLVELPALFNSRLSEEEVMRETLRCVSLCDPGVHVFLLIIPDTPLTNEDKAEMKEIQRIFSSRINKHMMILIMQNSEHQTAELNEETQSVIESFGGRHYFFGPNTQVSTLMENIEKMVEESRGEFFTTETFLEAQMKKLLQFEEMKKTINSLETHLLSPGLTESEDDLRIVLLGKTGVGKSATGNTILGNDAFTAETSHKSVTKESQRESSEINGRHVTVIDTPGLFDTELTNEEIQREIRHCISMILPGPHVFIIVLNLGQRFTQEEATSVKIIQETFGERSLKYTMVLFTRGDFLKNKTIEQFLGEPGSHLMNLIEACGNRFHVFNNNQTGDRKQVTDLLEKIDNMVEINGGSFYSCKMFRQMEREKQEQQMKILMDRVREKEEEMKKLEDEKERMKMMMKEERQNHDKERKRREDKFKREIREQEKHQREVRDEMRRERETFKHEIEEMRQEKEKIKIEREKLQMKYDAEIDRLMNRIENERQNHEKERKKVEKEYIEREEQFKTQIKEKEEKEIRIHEEMKREREEWEKQKLQEKTRREEEDEKRREKEQRVCDEFNQRLKQERERMEQEKEDLQSKQEAEENKMKMMMEKMNREREELMKKHEEEKVKMMMMLEEERKNHDKERKRREEEFREREERQKREMKDKEEQEREMRENAKREQEMLKNEMETIRQEKENVKKEKENLKTEYITEIERLMQRIEDERQNNDTERKRREEEFNEREEQYKTQKMKHKEEREEQMQKIKREQEEWEKQKLEEKIRKEEDEKRREREKQIADEQILRLKSEMEGIIREKERIEREGRGKLEDLEKRLKEEINMREDQQKTFEEKLKLLEELNEDKLKRRQVEWREEYEREKKEMKKICSDSLQKVTAYRKLETEYSKWSWSLHSAMVETENKLQNKVDNKVIHEIEETDLQRELKKTSEEVEKSMSEFFEKDKDKDILIQWKTSFEIKIKELQENIVRETKRKLNEVLQQRDLKKKIDTQRTYNENTLYEKSKELALKLKDKTNNETLKKEFDFLWEQSVKKIIKDTQAIKDIDVMRDVKEILSDIYEGHLPVNNLKMNRDIFSLSSYSYYVQDKKNIAFKDSFRSTKEKLGYILSKEEEAQISSLVRDVVQQTDTMIQSFNISTMGYNISCIQQLTEYIKRRVTEHQEGAVKYKFKNKFFIHLVLSICKKANKIITDQHRMFREANDPVIYLKKKKQENCSIFQKHLHGAASAAIFGVIICQKLKEPIEQSVYKKTARDLTYELRTNCESLNGNRSNIEKHILKTLAEKEDFDKYMNYIDNPRDHFKSFIRDEVSRYITDKFSASVLPKMNENIELLQQKIMKAAHESTELVQVNSGDVGLWLKSFTQQLSDVLIFSEKDLNGVKYDVDDFNLLEDVIEKEFFYITFDISSRFTTETFYVNLDYKFRPDELLIDHLCQCCWLQCPFCGATCTNTIENHDEEHSASFHRVTGINGTFYLSTQNPCADICTNLVASNQYFNAENGMFKYRKYRKAGGRFTNWSITPDLSELPYWKWFVCRFQKDLEKHYNKTFDGSGKIPDEWRKYSKLDAIESVVDQCI from the exons CTGCATCTAAACATGTCCAGCACAG TGACTGCTTCCCAGAATCCAGAATGTAGGAGAAAAGAGAGCCTAAACCCACCTCCTTTAA TGAGTGATCTCAGGATTGTCCTCCTGGGGAAGAGTGTGTCAGAAAACAGTGAGGTGGGAAACTTCCTGTTGGGACAAGCAATGTTTGACAGTGAAGCTCCTCCAGATGTTGTAGGGAGAGTCAGAGGAAAACTGAAGGACAGACACGTGATGGTCATCAACAGTCCTCAGCTGCTCCAGACAAACATCTCAGATGATCAGATCACACAGacagtgagagagtgtgtgtatctGTCTCATCCAGGACCTCATGTGATCGTTCTGCTCCTCAAACATGAtcagtgttcagcagaagatcAAGAGTGTGTGCAGAAGGTGCTGGACTCTTTCTCCGAGAGGGTTTATCAACACACCATGGTGCTCACCACACAAGAGCCCACTGAAACCAATGACATCCTACAGAAAATCATTCAGAAGTGCTTCAGCAGACACTTCAGTCTTCAGAGGAGCAGCTCTCCTGATGATCTTCTGCAGATGTTTGAGAACATTGTGAAAATGAATGATGGACGGCACCTGGACTGTGCTGAAGCTTCACAGTATTTCACAGTGAAGAAACAGGCCACAGAAAGAC TTTCAGATGATGTAAAGCTGAATCTGGTTGTGTGCGGGAGTGACGGCACATTAAAATCCTCCGTATCAGAGCTGATCCTgcagcagacagacagaagatcAGACATGGAGCTTCGTGGACGTCAGATCAGCCTGGTGGAGCTTCCAGCTCTGTTCAACTCTCGGCTCTCAGAGGAGGAAGTGATGCGTGAGACTCTCCGCTGTGTGTCTCTCTGTCATCCAGGAGTTCATGTTTTCCTCCTCATTATTCCTGATGCTCCCCTGACTAATGAAGACAAAGCAGAAATGAAGGAGATCCAGAGGATCTTCAGCTCCAGAATCAACAAACACATGATGATCCTCATAATGCAGAGTTCAGAGCATCAGACAGCAGAACTCAATGAAGAAACACAGTCTGTCATTGAGAGTTTTGGAGGACGACATTATTTCTTTGGTCCCAAAACACAAGTGTCCACATTGATGGAGAACATTGAGAAGATGGTGGAAGAAAGCAGAGGAGATTTTTTCACCACAGAGACATTTTTGGAGGCGCAGATGAAAAAACTGCTGCAATTTGAAGAGATGAAAAAGACAATTAATTCACTAGAAACACATCTACTGTCACCAG TGAGTGATCTGAGGATTGTCCTCCTGGGGAAGAGTGTGTCAGAAAACAGTGAGGTGGGAAACTTCCTGTTGGGACAAGCAATGTTTGACAGTGAAGCTCCTCCAGATGTTGTAGGGAGAGTCAGAGGAAAACTGAAGGACAGACACGTGATGGTCATCAACAGTCCTCAGCTGCTCCAGAGAAACATCTCAGATCATCAGATCACACAGacagtgagagagtgtgtgtatctGTCTCATCCAGGACCTCATGTGATCGTTCTGCTCCTCAAACATGAtcagtgttcagcagaagatcAAGAGTGTGTGGAGAAGGTGCTGGACTCTTTCTCTGAGAGGGTTTATCAACACACCATGGTGCTCACCACACAAGAGCCCACTGAAACCAATGACATCCTACAGAAAATCATTCAGAAGTGCTTCAGCAGACACTTCAGTCTTCAGAGGAGCAGCTCTCCTGATGATCTTCTGCAGATGTTTGAGGACATTGTGAAAATGAATGATGGACGGCACCTGGACTGTGCTGAAGCTTCACAGTATTTCACAGTGAAGAAACAGGCCACAGAAAGAC TTTCAGATGATGTAAAGCTGAATCTGGTTGTGTGCGGGAGTGACGGCACATTAAAATCCTCCGTATCAGAGCAGATCCTGCAGCAGACAGACACAAGATCAGACGTGGAGCTTCGTGGACGTCAGATCAGCCTGGTGGAGCTTCCAGCTCTGTTCAACTCTCGGCTCTCAGAGGAGGAAGTGATGCGTGAGACTCTCCgctgtgtgtctctctgtgATCCTGGAGTTCATGTTTTCCTCCTCATTATTCCTGATACTCCCCTGACTAATGAAGACAAAGCAGAAATGAAGGAGATCCAGAGGATCTTCAGCTCCAGAATCAACAAACACATGATGATCCTCATAATGCAGAATTCAGAGCATCAGACAGCAGAACTCAATGAAGAAACACAGTCTGTCATTGAGAGTTTTGGAGGACGACATTATTTCTTTGGTCCCAACACACAAGTGTCCACATTGATGGAGAACATTGAGAAGATGGTGGAAGAAAGCAGAGGAGAGTTTTTCACCACAGAGACATTTTTGGAGGCACAGATGAAAAAACTGCTGCAATTTGAAGAGATGAAAAAGACAATTAATTCACTAGAAACACATCTACTGTCACCAG GTTTAACAGAGAGTGAAGATGATCTGAGGATTGTGCTGCTGGGAAAAACTGGAGTTGGGAAAAGTGCAACCGGAAACACAATCTTAGGAAATGATGCATTTACAGCAGAAACATCTCATAAGTCAGTTACTAAAGAGAGTCAGAGAGAATCATCTGAAATCAATGGTCGACACGTTACTGTGATCGACACTCCAGGACTGTTTGATACTGAACTTACTAATGAGGAGATCCAGAGAGAAATCAGACACTGCATCTCCATGATCCTGCCTGGACCACATGTGTTCATCATTGTGCTCAATTTAGGACAACGATTCACTCAAGAAGAAGCTACATCAGTGAAGATCATCCAAGAGACGTTTGGTGAGAGATCTTTAAAGTACACCATGGTGCTCTTCACCAGAGGAGATTTTTTGAAGAACAAAACCATTGAACAGTTTCTGGGAGAACCTGGATCTCATTTGATGAATCTGATTGAAGCGTGTGGAAACAGATTCCATGTGTTCAATAATAATCAGACTGGAGACCGAAAACAGGTGACTGATCTACTGGAGAAGATAGACAACATGGTGGAGATAAACGGAGGGAGTTTCTACTCTTGTAAGATGTTCAGACAGatggaaagagaaaaacaagaacaacaGATGAAGATCCTGATGGACAGAGTCAGAGAAAAGGAAGAGGAGATGAAGAAACTAGAagatgagaaagagagaatgaagatgatgatgaaggaAGAAAGACAGAATCAtgacaaagagagaaaaagaagagaagataaatttaaaagagaaataagaGAACAAGAGAAACATCAGAGAGAGGTACGAGACGAGATGAGACGAGAACGAGAGacatttaaacatgaaatagAGGAAATGAggcaagaaaaagagaaaataaaaatagaaagagaaaaacttcaaatgaaatatgaCGCAGAAATAGACAGACTGATGAACAGAATAGAGAATGAAAGACAGAATcatgaaaaagagagaaagaaagtagAAAAAGAATATATAGAAAGAGAAGAacaatttaaaacacaaataaaagagaaagaagagaaagaaataaGGATCCATGAGGAGATGAAGAGAGAACGTGAAGAATGGGAGAAACAGAAACTACAGGAAAAGACAAGaagagaggaagaggatgagAAACGAAGGGAAAAAGAACAGAGAGTTTGTGATGAATTTAATCAGAGACtgaaacaagagagagagagaatggagCAAGAGAAAGAAGATCTTCAATCTAAACAGGAAGCAGAAGAAAACAAGATGAAAAtgatgatggagaaaatgaacagagaaagagaagaactgATGAAGAAACATGAAGAAGAGAAAGTgaaaatgatgatgatgttggAGGAAGAGCGAAAGAATCatgacaaagagagaaagaggagagaAGAAGaattcagagagagagaagaaagacaaaaaagagaaatgaaagaCAAAGaggagcaagagagagagatgagggaGAATGCAAAAAGAGAACAAGAgatgttaaaaaatgaaatggagACAATTaggcaagaaaaagaaaatgtgaagaaagaaaaagaaaaccttaAAACTGAATACATCACAGAAATAGAGAGACTAATGCAGAGAATAGAGGATGAAAGACAGAATAATgatacagagagaaagagaagagaagaagagtTTAATGAAAGGGaagaacaatataaaacacaaaaaatgaaacacaaagaggagagagaggaaCAGATGCAGAAAATTAAGAGAGAACAAGAGGAATGGGAGAAACAGAAACTAGAGGAAAAGATCAGAAAAGAAGAAGAtgagaaaaggagagagagagaaaagcagATTGCTGATGAACAGATTCTGAGACTGAAGAGTGAAATGGAGGGAATaattagagagaaagagagaatagaAAGAGAAGGACGAGGAAAACTAGAGGATTTAGAAAagagactgaaagaagaaataaaCATGAGAGAAGATCAACAAAAGACTTTTGAAGAGAAACTGAAACTCCTTGAAGAACTTAATGAAGATAAGCTAAAGAGAAGACAAGTGGAGTGGAGAGAGGAAtatgaaagagagaaaaaggagATGAAGAAGATCTGCTCTGATTCACTACAG AAAGTCACAGCTTACAGGAAACTGGAGACCGAATACAGCAAATGGTCCTGGAGTCTTCACAGTGCCATGGTGGAAACTGAgaacaaactacaaaataaagtaGATAATAAAGTAATTCATGAGATTGAGGAAACTGATCTTCAAAGAGAACTGAAGAAGACAAGTGAAGAAGTGGAGAAATCAATGTCTGAATTCTTTgagaaagacaaagataaagatatactgattcagtggaaaacatcatttgaaatcaaaatcaaagaGCTTCAGGAAAACATTGTGAGAGAAACAAAGAGGAAATTAAATGAGGTTCTTCAGCAGCGAGACCTGAAGAAAAAGATTGATACTCAGAGGACATATAATGAAAACACTCTCTATGAAAAGAGCAAAGAACTAGCCTTAAAActcaaagacaaaacaaataatgaaaCACTGAAGAAAGAGTTTGATTTTTTGTGGGAACAGAGTGTGAAAAAGATAATCAAAGACACTCAAGCAATCAAAGACATTGACGTAATGAGAGATGTGAAAGAGATCCTCAGTGACATCTATGAAGGACATCTCCCTGTAAACAACCTGAAGATGAACAGGGATATTTTCTCTCTGTCAAGTTATTCATATTATGTACAGGACAAGaaaaacattgcatttaaagattCCTTCAGATCAACAAAAGAGAAACTTGGATACATTCTATCTAAAGAGGAAGAAGCCCAAATAAGTTCATTAGTCAGAGATGTTGTTCAGCAGACAGACACAATGATTCAGTCATTTAACATTTCAACGATGGGCTACAACATCAGCTGCATTCAACAACTCACAGAATACATCAAGAGGAGAGTCACAGAACATCAGGAAGGAGCAGTAAAATACAAGTTCAAGAATAAATTCTTCATTCATTTAGTTCTTTCAATatgtaaaaaagcaaacaagATCATCACTGACCAACACAGGATGTTCAGAGAAGCCAATGATCCTGTAATATATCTTAAAAAGAAGAAACAGGAGAACTGTAGTATTTTCCAAAAACACCTGCATGGAGCTGCATCAGCTGCCATTTTTGGTGTGATCATCTGTCAGAAACTTAAAGAGCCCATTGAGCAGAGTGTCTACAAGAAGACTGCCAGAGATCTGACATATGAACTGAGAACAAACTGTGAATCACTGAATGGAAACAGATCAAATATAGAGAAACACATCCTGAAGACACTGGCAGAAAAGGAGGATTTTGACAAATACATGAACTACATTGATAATCCCAGAGATCACTTCAAGAGTTTCATCAGAGATGAAGTCAGTCGGTACATCACTGATAAATTCAGTGCCAGTGTTTTACCCAAGATGAACGAAAACATTGAACTCCTGCAGCAGAAGATCATGAAAGCAGCACATGAATCTACTGAACTTGTTCAAGTGAACAGTGGAGATGTTGGTTTGTGGTTGAAGAGTTTCACACAGCAGCTCTCAGATGTGCTGATCTTCTCTGAAAAAGACCTCAATGGAgtgaaatatgatgttgatgatTTCAACCTCCTAGAAGATGTGATAgaaaaagaatttttttatataacatttgaCATCAGCAGCAGATTCACCACAGAGACATTTTATGTCAATCTGGACTATAAGTTCAGACCAGATGAGCTTCTGATTGATCACTTATGTCAGTGCTGTTGGCTTCAGTGTCCATTCTGTGGAGCCACCTGCACCAACACCATAGAAAACCATGATGAAGAGCACAGTGCTTCTTTCCACAGAGTGACTGGAATTAATGGCACATTTTACCTTTCAACTCAGAATCCTTGTGCTGATATTTGCACAAATTTAGTGGCAAGTAATCAGTATTTTAATGCAGAAAAtggaatgtttaaatatagaaAATACAGAAAAGCAGGTGGAAGGTTTACTAATTGGAGCATCACCCCTGACCTCTCTGAACTGCCCTACTGGAAGTGGTTTGTGTGCAGATTCCAGAAAGATCTGGAAAAACactacaataaaacatttgatggTTCTGGTAAGATTCCAGATGAATGGAGAAAATACTCAAAACTGGATGCCATTGAGAGTGTAGTAGATCAGTGCATCTAA